One window of Triticum dicoccoides isolate Atlit2015 ecotype Zavitan chromosome 5A, WEW_v2.0, whole genome shotgun sequence genomic DNA carries:
- the LOC119304109 gene encoding ABC transporter C family MRP4 isoform X2 encodes MPQSRAIRAIILALAILYKNVGIATVSTLIATALSIAASVPVAKLQEHYQDKLMAAKDERMRKTAECLKSMRILKLQAWEDRYRIMLEEMRNVECRWLKWALYSQAAVTFVFWSSPIFVSVITFGTCILLGGELTAGGVLSALATFRILQEPLRNFPDLISMIAQTRVSLDRLSHFLRQEELPDDATISVPQGSTDKAIDIRDGSFSWNPSCSNPTLSDIQLSVVRGMRVAVCGVIGSGKSSLLSSILGEIPKLSGQVRISGTAAYVSQTAWIQSGNIEENVLFGTPMDRPRYKRVLEACSLKKDLQLLQYGDQTIIGDRGINLSGGQKQRVQLARALYQDADIYLLDDPFSAVDAHTGSDLFKDYILGALASKTVIYVTHQVEFLPAADLILVLKDGHITQAGKYDDLLQAGTDFNALVSAHNEAIETMDFGEDSDGDIAPSVPNKRLTPSVSNIDNLKNKVSENGKSSNRRGIKDKKKSEERKKKRTVQEEERERGRVSLNVYLTYMGEAYKGSLIPLIVLAQTLFQVLQIASNWWMAWANPQTEGDAPKTSSVVLLVVYMCLAFGSSLFVFVRSLLVATFGLAAAQKLFIKMLRCVFRAPMSFFDTTPSGRILNRVSVDQSVVDLDIAFRLGGFASTTIQLLGIVAVMSKVTWQVLFLIVPMAMACMWMQRYYIASSRELTRILSVQKSPVIHLFSESIAGAATIRGFGQEKRFMKRNLYLLDCFARPLFSSLAAIEWLCLRMELLSTFVFAFCMAILVSFPPGTIEPSMAGLAVTYGLNLNARMSRWILSFCKLENRIISVERIYQYCKIPSEAPLIIENCRPPSSWPENGNIELIDLKVRYKDDLPFVLHGVSCIFPGGKKIGIVGRTGSGKSTLIQALFRLIEPAGGKIIIDDIDASAIGLHDLRSRLSIIPQDPTLFEGTIRMNLDPLEERSDQEIWEALEKCQLGEVIRSKEEKLDSPVLENGDNWSVGQRQLIALGRALLKQARILVLDEATASVDTATDNLIQKIIRSEFRDCTVCTIAHRIPTVIDSDLVMVLSDGKIAEFDTPQRLLEDKSSMFMQLVSEYSTRASCI; translated from the exons ATGCCTCAAAGCAGAGCCATACGAGCG ATCATCCTTGCGCTCGCCATCCTGTACAAGAATGTCGGGATCGCCACTGTCTCGACATTGATAGCCACCGCGCTGTCAATTGCTGCCTCGGTTCCTGTGGCGAAGCTGCAGGAGCACTACCAAGATAAGCTGATGGCAGCAAAGGATGAGCGAATGCGCAAGACTGCAGAGTGCTTGAAGAGTATGAGAATTCTCAAGTTGCAGGCATGGGAGGACCGGTATAGGATAATGCTTGAAGAGATGAGGAACGTTGAATGCAGGTGGCTCAAGTGGGCTTTGTACTCACAGGCCGCAGTTACGTTTGTTTTCTGGAGTTCGCCAATCTTTGTCTCGGTCATAACTTTCGGCACTTGTATATTGCTTGGTGGCGAGCTCACTGCCGGAGGTGTTCTCTCTGCATTAGCTACCTTTAGGATCCTTCAAGAGCCTCTGAGGAATTTCCCTGATCTCATCTCCATGATAGCTCAGACGAGGGTGTCTTTGGACAGGTTGTCTCACTTCTTACGGCAAGAAGAGTTGCCGGATGATGCAACAATAAGTGTTCCACAGGGTAGTACAGACAAGGCAATCGATATCAGGGATGGCAGTTTCTCTTGGAACCCATCTTGCTCAAACCCTACACTCTCTGATATACAACTTAGTGTGGTGAGAGGCATGAGAGTAGCAGTCTGTGGTGTGATTGGTTCTGGCAAATCAAGTCTATTGTCCTCTATACTTGGGGAGATACCCAAGCTGTCTGGCCAA GTTAGGATCAGTGGTACAGCAGCATATGTTTCTCAGACTGCCTGGATACAGTCTGGAAATATTGAGGAGAACGTTCTTTTCGGCACTCCAATGGACAGACCGCGTTATAAGAGAGTACTTGAGGCTTGCTCCCTGAAGAAAGATCTTCAGTTGCTCCAGTATGGAGATCAGACCATCATTGGTGACAGAGGCATTAATTTGAGTGGAGGTCAGAAACAGAGAGTGCAGCTTGCGAGAGCATTGTACCAAGATGCTGATATTTATTTGCTTGATGACCCCTTCAGTGCTGTTGATGCTCATACTGGAAGCGATCTATTTAAG GACTATATATTGGGGGCACTAGCTAGCAAAACAGTAATTTATGTAACCCATCAAGTCGAGTTCCTACCAGCTGCTGACTTGATATTG GTTCTTAAGGATGGTCATATCACCCAAGCTGGAAAATATGATGATCTTCTCCAAGCTGGAACCGATTTCAATGCTCTGGTTTCTGCTCATAATGAAGCTATCGAGACCATGGATTTTGGCGAAGATTCTGATGGAGATATCGCTCCTTCCGTTCCTAACAAAAGATTGACACCAAGTGTTAGCAATATCGATAACCTGAAAAATAAAGTATCTGAAAATGGGAAGTCATCTAATAGACGTGGAATTAAGGACAAGAAAAAGAGTGAAGAACGTAAGAAGAAGCGTACTGTTCAGGAAGAGGAGAGGGAGCGAGGAAGAGTTAGCTTAAATGTTTATTTAACATACATGGGGGAAGCCTACAAAGGTTCACTGATTCCACTCATTGTCTTGGCGCAAACCCTGTTCCAAGTTCTTCAGATTGCCAGTAACTGGTGGATGGCATGGGCAAACCCACAAACAGAAGGAGATGCACCTAAGACAAGTAGTGTGGTCCTTCTTGTTGTTTATATGTGCCTTGCTTTCGGGAGTTCATTGTTTGTGTTTGTGAGAAGCCTTCTTGTAGCTACATTTGGTTTAGCAGCTGCTCAGAAACTATTTATAAAAATGCTAAGGTGTGTGTTTCGAGCGCCAATGTCATTCTTCGATACTACACCATCTGGACGGATTCTGAATCGA GTTTCTGTAGATCAAAGTGTTGTGGACCTTGATATAGCATTCAGGCTAGGGGGGTTTGCATCAACAACAATTCAACTCCTTGGAATCGTTGCTGTCATGAGCAAAGTCACATGGCAAGTTCTGTTTCTTATAGTTCCTATGGCTATGGCATGCATGTGGATGCAG AGATATTACATTGCTTCATCGAGGGAGCTGACTAGGATCTTGAGTGTTCAGAAGTCTCCAGTGATCCATTTGTTTAGCGAGTCAATCGCTGGTGCTGCTACTATCAGAGGATTTGGTCAGGAGAAAAGATTCATGAAAAGAAATCTTTACCTCCTTGATTGTTTTGCTCGGCCTTTGTTTTCCAGCCTTGCAGCTATTGAATGGCTCTGCCTGCGAATGGAATTGCTCTCAACTTTTGTGTTTGCTTTCTGCATGGCAATACTTGTGAGCTTTCCTCCTGGAACAATTGAACCAA GCATGGCTGGGCTTGCTGTCACATATGGACTCAACTTAAATGCTCGGATGTCAAGGTGGATATTGAGCTTCTGTAAATTAGAGAACAGAATCATCTCTGTTGAGCGTATTTATCAGTATTGCAAGATTCCTAGTGAAGCACCACTGATTATCGAGAATTGCCGTCCCCCTTCCTCATGGCCTGAGAATGGAAACATTGAATTGATTGATCTCAAG GTCCGCTACAAGGATGACCTTCCCTTTGTTCTACATGGAGTCAGTTGTATTTTTCCTGGTGGGAAAAAGATTGGGATTGTAGGACGAACTGGAAGTGGTAAATCTACTCTCATTCAGGCTCTTTTCCGTCTAATTGAACCAGCAGGAGGGAAAATTATCATTGACGACATCGATGCTTCTGCGATTGGCCTTCATGATCTGCGGTCACGGTTGAGCATCATTCCTCAGGACCCTACATTGTTCGAGGGTACTATCAGAATGAATCTTGACCCTCTTGAAGAGCGTTCTGATCAAGAAATTTGGGAG GCACTAGAGAAGTGCCAGCTAGGAGAGGTCATTCGTTCGAAGGAAGAAAAACTGGACAGTCCAG TACTGGAGAATGGGGATAACTGGAGTGTGGGACAGCGCCAGCTTATTGCATTGGGTAGGGCGCTGCTTAAGCAGGCAAGAATTTTGGTGCTTGATGAGGCAACGGCATCAGTTGACACTGCTACAGATAATCTCATCCAGAAGATCATCCGCAGCGAATTCAGGGATTGCACTGTCTGTACAATTGCACACAGGATCCCAACGGTTATCGACAGTGACCTAGTCATGGTGCTTAGCGACG GTAAAATTGCGGAGTTCGACACACCCCAGAGGCTTCTGGAGGACAAGTCCTCGATGTTCATGCAGCTAGTATCCGAGTACTCCACCAGGGCGAGCTGTATATAG
- the LOC119304108 gene encoding uncharacterized protein LOC119304108, giving the protein MGGWSCFCCGDLFGAGEDAATRLPEPFQLPAPLPAWPQGRDFAKGVICIGELDIANVTQLRNIWSYSGATFYEPEEVPDGFHCLGHYAQQNDRLLQGSLVVAREAASCQLINSRPALEKPLDYTLVWTNAGVYEDDNSECGCFWLPSPPEGYEPLGYVVTRGPRKPSLEAVRCVRQDLTDPCENFRSVINVERTCQVWKTRPCHRGTAGRGIPVGTFFCETNSVNSKESGIPCLKNCDPNLRAMPDLEQIHALIKHYGPTVFFHPQEKYLPSSVSWFFENGATLNKKDMKMGDPILAGGSNLPAGGTNDGEYWIDLPDDKLREFVKVGNLKSAELYAHVKPAHGGTFTDIAMWVFCPFNGPATIKVGLASFALQKVGRHTGDWEHFTLRISNFSGELSSVYYSEHSGGGWVDACDLEFISGNKAIVYSSRNGHASYAHPGCYLQGSENLGVGLRNDVARSDLSIDSSTRYKIISAEYLGDAVVEPCWLQYMREWGPTVTYNSRSEVDTVLSFLPFFLRFTAEAIFDSLPAELYEEEGPTGPKEKDNWDGDERC; this is encoded by the exons ATGGGTGGGTGGAGCTGCTTCTGCTGCGGCGACCTGTTCGGCGCCGGGGAAGATGCCGCGACCCGGCTGCCGGAGCCGTTCCAGCTGCCGGCGCCCTTGCCCGCATGGCCGCAAG GACGGGACTTCGCAAAGGGCGTGATATGCATAGGAGAACTTGATATTGCAAATGTTACCCAACTCCGGAATATATGGAGCTACTCTGGAGCTACGTTCTATGAGCCAGAAGAGGTTCCTGATGGTTTCCACTGCCTTGGCCACTATGCCCAACAAAATGACCGGCTTTTACAGGGTTCTCTTGTTGTTGCAAGGGAAGCGGCTAGCTGCCAGTTAATCAATAGCAGGCCCGCTCTTGAGAAGCCATTAGATTACACCCTCGTTTGGACTAATGCTGGTGTGTATGAAGATGACAATAGTGAATGCGGGTGCTTCTGGTTGCCATCACCCCCGGAGGGTTATGAACCCCTTGGCTATGTGGTTACAAGAGGACCAAGGAAGCCCTCACTGGAGGCGGTCCGGTGTGTGCGACAAGACCTCACGGATCCATGTGAAAACTTTAGGTCAGTCATTAATGTGGAACGTACATGCCAAGTTTGGAAGACGAGGCCTTGCCACCGAGGGACAGCAGGACGAGGTATACCTGTTGGTACATTCTTCTGTGAAACAAATTCAGTTAACAGTAAGGAATCAGGCATTCCCTGCTTGAAGAACTGTGACCCGAATTTGAGAGCCATGCCTGATCTAGAGCAGATTCATGCACTAATCAAGCACTATGGCCCAACTGTGTTCTTCCATCCACAAGAGAAATACTTGCCGTCATCAGTTTCTTGGTTCTTTGAGAATGGAGCTACACTGAACAAGAAAGATATGAAAATGGGAGATCCAATACTTGCTGGTGGCTCAAACCTGCCTGCTGGTGGGACGAACGATGGTGAGTACTGGATTGACCTCCCAGATGATAAACTGCGTGAGTTTGTCAAAGTTGGTAATCTGAAGAGTGCTGAGCTCTATGCTCATGTCAAACCGGCTCATGGAGGGACCTTCACTGACATTGCAATGTGGGTGTTCTGCCCGTTCAACGGGCCAGCAACAATAAAGGTTGGACTTGCAAGCTTTGCTCTGCAGAAGGTTGGCAGGCATACCGGAGACTGGGAGCATTTCACCCTCCGTATAAGTAACTTCTCTGGAGAACTCTCATCTGTCTACTACTCAGAACACAGCGGGGGAGGGTGGGTGGACGCTTGCGATCTGGAGTTCATCTCTGGAAACAAGGCGATCGTGTATTCGTCGAGGAATGGGCACGCAAGCTACGCGCACCCTGGCTGCTACCTGCAGGGCTCTGAAAACCTCGGCGTCGGATTAAGAAATGACGTCGCACGGAGCGACCTGTCAATCGATTCGAGCACAAGGTACAAGATCATCTCGGCAGAATACCTTGGAGACGCCGTGGTGGAACCGTGCTGGCTGCAGTACATGAGGGAGTGGGGCCCGACCGTGACGTACAACTCGCGGTCAGAGGTGGACACGGTGCTTAGCTTCCTGCCGTTCTTCCTCCGGTTCACGGCAGAGGCCATATTCGACAGTCTTCCTGCGGAGCTGTACGAGGAGGAAGGCCCGACCGGACCGAAGGAGAAAGATAATTGGGATGGTGATGAGCGGTGCTAG
- the LOC119304109 gene encoding ABC transporter C family member 13 isoform X1, with protein MGADDRDADYAHMVANFASLPALGFLCLVGVMGSSGVELEFSDDDTGVHEPLLLGGQRRGAEEEPGCLRVTPYGDAGILSLATLSWLSPLLSVGAKRPLELADIPLLAHKDRAKFCYKAMSSHYERQRLECPDKEPSLAWAILKSFWREAAINGAFAAVNTVVSYVGPYLISYFVDYLSGKIAFPHEGYILASVFFVSKLIETLTARQWYLGVDVMGIHVKSGLTAMVYRKGLRLSNASKQSHTSGEIVNYMAVDVQRVGDYAWYFHDIWMLPLQIILALAILYKNVGIATVSTLIATALSIAASVPVAKLQEHYQDKLMAAKDERMRKTAECLKSMRILKLQAWEDRYRIMLEEMRNVECRWLKWALYSQAAVTFVFWSSPIFVSVITFGTCILLGGELTAGGVLSALATFRILQEPLRNFPDLISMIAQTRVSLDRLSHFLRQEELPDDATISVPQGSTDKAIDIRDGSFSWNPSCSNPTLSDIQLSVVRGMRVAVCGVIGSGKSSLLSSILGEIPKLSGQVRISGTAAYVSQTAWIQSGNIEENVLFGTPMDRPRYKRVLEACSLKKDLQLLQYGDQTIIGDRGINLSGGQKQRVQLARALYQDADIYLLDDPFSAVDAHTGSDLFKDYILGALASKTVIYVTHQVEFLPAADLILVLKDGHITQAGKYDDLLQAGTDFNALVSAHNEAIETMDFGEDSDGDIAPSVPNKRLTPSVSNIDNLKNKVSENGKSSNRRGIKDKKKSEERKKKRTVQEEERERGRVSLNVYLTYMGEAYKGSLIPLIVLAQTLFQVLQIASNWWMAWANPQTEGDAPKTSSVVLLVVYMCLAFGSSLFVFVRSLLVATFGLAAAQKLFIKMLRCVFRAPMSFFDTTPSGRILNRVSVDQSVVDLDIAFRLGGFASTTIQLLGIVAVMSKVTWQVLFLIVPMAMACMWMQRYYIASSRELTRILSVQKSPVIHLFSESIAGAATIRGFGQEKRFMKRNLYLLDCFARPLFSSLAAIEWLCLRMELLSTFVFAFCMAILVSFPPGTIEPSMAGLAVTYGLNLNARMSRWILSFCKLENRIISVERIYQYCKIPSEAPLIIENCRPPSSWPENGNIELIDLKVRYKDDLPFVLHGVSCIFPGGKKIGIVGRTGSGKSTLIQALFRLIEPAGGKIIIDDIDASAIGLHDLRSRLSIIPQDPTLFEGTIRMNLDPLEERSDQEIWEALEKCQLGEVIRSKEEKLDSPVLENGDNWSVGQRQLIALGRALLKQARILVLDEATASVDTATDNLIQKIIRSEFRDCTVCTIAHRIPTVIDSDLVMVLSDGKIAEFDTPQRLLEDKSSMFMQLVSEYSTRASCI; from the exons ATGGGCGCCGACGACCGTGATGCGGACTACGCGCACATGGTCGCCAACTTCGCGTCGCTGccggccctcggcttcctctgcttggtTGGTGTGATGGGTTCCAGCGGTGTCGAGTTGGAGTTCAGTGATGACGACACCGGTGTCCACGAGCCCCTGTTGCTCGGCGGCCAGCGCAGAGGTGCCGAGGAGGAGCCCGGCTGCCTGCGGGTGACTCCCTACGGCGATGCCGGGATCCTCAGCCTTGCAACGCTCTCATGGCTCAGTCCGCTGCTCTCGGTTGGGGCCAAGAGGCCGCTCGAGCTGGCTGACATACCCTTGCTGGCTCACAAGGATCGTGCCAAGTTCTGCTACAAGGCCATGAGCAGTCACTATGAGCGCCAACGGCTGGAGTGCCCTGACAAGGAGCCATCGCTGGCATGGGCAATACTCAAGTCCTTCTGGCGGGAGGCGGCCATCAACGGCGCCTTCGCCGCGGTGAACACCGTCGTGTCCTATGTCGGCCCCTACCTGATCAGCTACTTTGTGGACTACCTCAGTGGCAAAATTGCCTTCCCCCATGAAGGTTACATCCTTGCCTCCGTATTTTTTGTATCAAAGTTGATTGAGACGCTCACTGCTCGCCAGTGGTACCTGGGCGTGGACGTCATGGGGATCCATGTCAAGTCCGGGCTGACGGCCATGGTGTACCGGAAGGGCCTCAGGCTGTCGAATGCCTCAAAGCAGAGCCATACGAGCGGTGAGATTGTGAATTACATGGCGGTCGATGTGCAGCGGGTGGGGGACTATGCATGGTACTTTCATGACATATGGATGCTTCCACTGCAGATCATCCTTGCGCTCGCCATCCTGTACAAGAATGTCGGGATCGCCACTGTCTCGACATTGATAGCCACCGCGCTGTCAATTGCTGCCTCGGTTCCTGTGGCGAAGCTGCAGGAGCACTACCAAGATAAGCTGATGGCAGCAAAGGATGAGCGAATGCGCAAGACTGCAGAGTGCTTGAAGAGTATGAGAATTCTCAAGTTGCAGGCATGGGAGGACCGGTATAGGATAATGCTTGAAGAGATGAGGAACGTTGAATGCAGGTGGCTCAAGTGGGCTTTGTACTCACAGGCCGCAGTTACGTTTGTTTTCTGGAGTTCGCCAATCTTTGTCTCGGTCATAACTTTCGGCACTTGTATATTGCTTGGTGGCGAGCTCACTGCCGGAGGTGTTCTCTCTGCATTAGCTACCTTTAGGATCCTTCAAGAGCCTCTGAGGAATTTCCCTGATCTCATCTCCATGATAGCTCAGACGAGGGTGTCTTTGGACAGGTTGTCTCACTTCTTACGGCAAGAAGAGTTGCCGGATGATGCAACAATAAGTGTTCCACAGGGTAGTACAGACAAGGCAATCGATATCAGGGATGGCAGTTTCTCTTGGAACCCATCTTGCTCAAACCCTACACTCTCTGATATACAACTTAGTGTGGTGAGAGGCATGAGAGTAGCAGTCTGTGGTGTGATTGGTTCTGGCAAATCAAGTCTATTGTCCTCTATACTTGGGGAGATACCCAAGCTGTCTGGCCAA GTTAGGATCAGTGGTACAGCAGCATATGTTTCTCAGACTGCCTGGATACAGTCTGGAAATATTGAGGAGAACGTTCTTTTCGGCACTCCAATGGACAGACCGCGTTATAAGAGAGTACTTGAGGCTTGCTCCCTGAAGAAAGATCTTCAGTTGCTCCAGTATGGAGATCAGACCATCATTGGTGACAGAGGCATTAATTTGAGTGGAGGTCAGAAACAGAGAGTGCAGCTTGCGAGAGCATTGTACCAAGATGCTGATATTTATTTGCTTGATGACCCCTTCAGTGCTGTTGATGCTCATACTGGAAGCGATCTATTTAAG GACTATATATTGGGGGCACTAGCTAGCAAAACAGTAATTTATGTAACCCATCAAGTCGAGTTCCTACCAGCTGCTGACTTGATATTG GTTCTTAAGGATGGTCATATCACCCAAGCTGGAAAATATGATGATCTTCTCCAAGCTGGAACCGATTTCAATGCTCTGGTTTCTGCTCATAATGAAGCTATCGAGACCATGGATTTTGGCGAAGATTCTGATGGAGATATCGCTCCTTCCGTTCCTAACAAAAGATTGACACCAAGTGTTAGCAATATCGATAACCTGAAAAATAAAGTATCTGAAAATGGGAAGTCATCTAATAGACGTGGAATTAAGGACAAGAAAAAGAGTGAAGAACGTAAGAAGAAGCGTACTGTTCAGGAAGAGGAGAGGGAGCGAGGAAGAGTTAGCTTAAATGTTTATTTAACATACATGGGGGAAGCCTACAAAGGTTCACTGATTCCACTCATTGTCTTGGCGCAAACCCTGTTCCAAGTTCTTCAGATTGCCAGTAACTGGTGGATGGCATGGGCAAACCCACAAACAGAAGGAGATGCACCTAAGACAAGTAGTGTGGTCCTTCTTGTTGTTTATATGTGCCTTGCTTTCGGGAGTTCATTGTTTGTGTTTGTGAGAAGCCTTCTTGTAGCTACATTTGGTTTAGCAGCTGCTCAGAAACTATTTATAAAAATGCTAAGGTGTGTGTTTCGAGCGCCAATGTCATTCTTCGATACTACACCATCTGGACGGATTCTGAATCGA GTTTCTGTAGATCAAAGTGTTGTGGACCTTGATATAGCATTCAGGCTAGGGGGGTTTGCATCAACAACAATTCAACTCCTTGGAATCGTTGCTGTCATGAGCAAAGTCACATGGCAAGTTCTGTTTCTTATAGTTCCTATGGCTATGGCATGCATGTGGATGCAG AGATATTACATTGCTTCATCGAGGGAGCTGACTAGGATCTTGAGTGTTCAGAAGTCTCCAGTGATCCATTTGTTTAGCGAGTCAATCGCTGGTGCTGCTACTATCAGAGGATTTGGTCAGGAGAAAAGATTCATGAAAAGAAATCTTTACCTCCTTGATTGTTTTGCTCGGCCTTTGTTTTCCAGCCTTGCAGCTATTGAATGGCTCTGCCTGCGAATGGAATTGCTCTCAACTTTTGTGTTTGCTTTCTGCATGGCAATACTTGTGAGCTTTCCTCCTGGAACAATTGAACCAA GCATGGCTGGGCTTGCTGTCACATATGGACTCAACTTAAATGCTCGGATGTCAAGGTGGATATTGAGCTTCTGTAAATTAGAGAACAGAATCATCTCTGTTGAGCGTATTTATCAGTATTGCAAGATTCCTAGTGAAGCACCACTGATTATCGAGAATTGCCGTCCCCCTTCCTCATGGCCTGAGAATGGAAACATTGAATTGATTGATCTCAAG GTCCGCTACAAGGATGACCTTCCCTTTGTTCTACATGGAGTCAGTTGTATTTTTCCTGGTGGGAAAAAGATTGGGATTGTAGGACGAACTGGAAGTGGTAAATCTACTCTCATTCAGGCTCTTTTCCGTCTAATTGAACCAGCAGGAGGGAAAATTATCATTGACGACATCGATGCTTCTGCGATTGGCCTTCATGATCTGCGGTCACGGTTGAGCATCATTCCTCAGGACCCTACATTGTTCGAGGGTACTATCAGAATGAATCTTGACCCTCTTGAAGAGCGTTCTGATCAAGAAATTTGGGAG GCACTAGAGAAGTGCCAGCTAGGAGAGGTCATTCGTTCGAAGGAAGAAAAACTGGACAGTCCAG TACTGGAGAATGGGGATAACTGGAGTGTGGGACAGCGCCAGCTTATTGCATTGGGTAGGGCGCTGCTTAAGCAGGCAAGAATTTTGGTGCTTGATGAGGCAACGGCATCAGTTGACACTGCTACAGATAATCTCATCCAGAAGATCATCCGCAGCGAATTCAGGGATTGCACTGTCTGTACAATTGCACACAGGATCCCAACGGTTATCGACAGTGACCTAGTCATGGTGCTTAGCGACG GTAAAATTGCGGAGTTCGACACACCCCAGAGGCTTCTGGAGGACAAGTCCTCGATGTTCATGCAGCTAGTATCCGAGTACTCCACCAGGGCGAGCTGTATATAG